A region from the Lutra lutra chromosome 1, mLutLut1.2, whole genome shotgun sequence genome encodes:
- the LOC125104682 gene encoding keratin-associated protein 6-1-like: protein MCGSYYGGCGYGRCGYGGCGYGGCGYGGCGYGGCGYGGCGYGGLGCGYGSSYGCGFRRLGCGYGCGSGCGYGYGSRSLCGCGYGYGSGYGSGFGCYY from the exons ATGTGTGGCAGCTACTATGGAGGCTGTGGCTACGGACGCTGTGGCTACGGAGGCTGTGGCTATGGAGGCTGTGGCTACGGAGGCTGTGGCTATGGAGGCTGTGGCTATGGAGGCTGTGGCTATGGAGGCCTGGGCTGTGGCTATGGCTCCA GCTATGGCTGTGGCTTCCGCAGACTGGGCTGTGGCTATGGCTGTGGCTCTGGCTGTGGCTACGGATATGGCTCCCGCTCCCTCTGTGGCTGTGGCTATGGATATGGCTCTGGCTACGGCTCGGGTTTTGGCTGCTACTATTGA
- the LOC125105277 gene encoding keratin-associated protein 20-2-like, protein MSFYNNYYGGLGYGYGGLGCGYGCGYGGYGYASYRPCCYGGYWSSSFF, encoded by the coding sequence ATGAGCTTCTACAACAACTACTATGGTGGCCTGGGCTATGGCTATGGTGGCCTGGGATGTGGCTATGGATGTGGCTATGGTGGCTATGGATATGCTTCTTATCGTCCATGCTGCTATGGAGGATATTGGTCTTCCAGCTTCTTCTGA